In Bacteroidota bacterium, the sequence GCCGGACCACTCATCGCTGGCGCACATTCATTGCGCGCGCGGTCGTTCGGACTTCGAGATTACTACAATTCTCCATTCGATACAGCGCATTCGGTTGTCTTTACTGTCTCATCGGATACCACGCCGTATCGGTTCTACATCGTACGCTGGACCTTTACGCAATCTTCCAGCGGTCTGCGGATTCATGTTGTATTCAATCAAACGCCGGGGCCCAATGGTCTTGATGTCGTGCATTATACCCTCACACCGTATGGGACGCTTGTTGCTGTCGAGCGCGACCCTGCGGATGCGAACGCACTTTATATCGATGTGGCGCCAGGTGTGAATTTGGTCGCGCTCGGAGTGCCCTTCGTGCTGTGTGTCAAGGGAATTGAAAGCGCGCGCAACATACCACTCGATGAACAAGAAGGGGATTGCGTCGGCATTTCATTCACGGAGCCTAACCTTGACAACGTCATGGTCTATCCGAATCCCGCGAAGGAATCGGATGGCCTGCTAACCTTCGCCAGACTCACCGCTCAGGCAGATATTCGGATCTACACGATGGACATGCACTTCATCCGGCACATTGTAACTTCCGAAAAGCAAGGGGGAGCCGTCTGGGATATGCGTGATGAAAATGGCGGCAGGGTTGAAAGCGGGATGTACCTCTATTTTGTGACCGGAAAGAATGACGCTGGCGATAACGTCGAGGGCAAGCCAGCGAAGTTCGTGATCGTTGGTGACCAATAGGTCTGATTTGACTCATTCGTCTGGTTTGCTAAGGTCCTAACCCTTTTGTGGATAACTTTTTAGCTTTCCCACAGTTTTCTTTTTGCTTGAAATGTGTCAAATTGTGGGGAATTGTGCTGACCTCATAAATTACTTTAAGTGAGGGCTTGACTTTTCTTATTTATCAATATATATTTGTGGTTCGAAGAAAGATGAACGCTCGAAGAATCGTCATTATCGCTGCTGTTTTGAGTCTCACTTCGGTGGTTCTCAGTTCGTGCGCGGTGCACTCGACAATTCGGGCGGTTGCGACTCAGGAAGGCCTCGCTTCTTATTATTCGAACGACTTCCAGGGCCGCAGAACCTCGAGCGGTGAGATCTTTGACAATAGTCGTTTTACAGCGGCGCACCGCACATATCCGTTTGGGACTGTCGTGCGGGTCACGAATCTTGAAAGTGACGCCGTCGTGACGGTTCGAATTAACGATCGCGGGCCGGTTAAGCCCGAGCGGATCATCGATCTCAGTTATGCGGCAGCGCAGAAGCTCGGAATTCTTCGAAGCGGCTTGGGCCATGTGAGGATCGATGTCGTGGAATGGGGCCGGCCGTCATCATGAATTGTATAAGAGTGGGCATGCGGATGTCGAACGGAGCGGTGGCTATGGTTGTCATAGGGGCAAGCTTCCTTAGCGGGAAGCTGGCAGCTAACGCTGACGTTTCGTTCGCTCCGCCCCGCGGCGTTCGTCTATAATCCGGACTCTGGGTCTGGACTGAGCTCTCAGGACGAGCGTCGCGGGGCGGAGATTCTTCCCCCCAATCGACTATGCCGCATGCGGTATTGCCCTGGCTTTTGCGCAGGTCGTGAAGATTTTTTGAAAAAAGATTCAGAATAGGTGTAACAAAAGTCGAAATCCGAAGTTATTCGGGTGCCTCCTTAGAACGAGATCGGTACGGCATTCATAAATGTCGGTGGTTTCGGGATGTGGTAGGCTCCTTTGACTGCCAAAGAAAACCTGTTTTTCGCGCCGCGAGCGATTTGCATCGTATATTTGCACGAGCTTTTACTCTGCGGCAAGCACTTTATCCCACGATAAGGCGCTGCGATAGTCAGGTGCGTTCGGAGGTGGACAGTGTCCATAGGGCCGGGTGCAAGTGAGGACGAGCGCCCGTAGTTCAACTGGATAGAACGTTGGATTCCGGTTCCAAAGGCTGAGGGTTCAAGTCCTTCCGGGCGCGCAACTTTCGAAGGTACGAAACTGACGTTACGAGACACTAGACGAGACGATAGTTAGAGCACTGAATGATTCGATCGCAACGAGACCTCGCTGAAGTTCAGCGACCGACACGAGATCTAACGCAAATGGAGAAGCTCCTGCTGCGTTACGAAGACACGCGCGAATGGGTACGCAATAATCAGCGTCTCCTCTCGGGCGTTGCCGTCGTCTTGGTAGCGATTATCGCGGGACTCTGGTGGTGGGCGGGACAGGTCAAGCAGAACAACGAGCGGGCTGCGACCTACACCACACGCGTCATGAATTACTATCTCAGTGGGGACTACCGCCATGCGATCGATGGCGATCAATCGCGCAAAGTCTCTGGCGAGCCCTTATATGGCTTGCGGTACATTGTCAAGGAGTACGGATCGAGTGCTGCAGCAACCGAAGCTGCACTTGCGCTCGGCAATTCCTACTATTATTTGGGCAAGTACGATAGTGCCGGTATCGCATATAATGCCGCTCCAACCAACGACGATCCAGTGATGACCTCGTCGATCGAAGCGGGAAAAGCAGCTATTTTGGAGCACGGCAGTAACAAAATCGAAGCAGCGAAGTTATTCGAGAAGGCGGCCGGGCGCGACAAGACCAATCCGTTTAATGCGGAATATCTTGTTGATGCCGCAAAGGACTACCAGGGGGCCAAGCAAACGGACGAAGCTGTCCGAGTTTGGCGGAAGATCCTGGCAGACTATCCGGCGACACAGTATGACGATCAGGCGAAGCGAGAGCTGACCCGGCTGAACGTCGAACTGTAAAGCGGACAAACAAAGTGTATTGAAACATCGCTGCGGGTCTTTGGCCTTCAAACCGTCAATGGCTCGCGTAGCGAAAATAGTGATAACCGTAAATTTGAGTCCATTCACAACGGGATATGCAATTCATTGACACGACCGGTCCCGCACGCCCAGAGAGCGGCGGCGGCGTAAGGAAAAGTTCAAACGGAGGCATTATGCATCGTTTCCTGACCCTTCGGGCAACGTTACGCGTCGCGTACGTTACCCTCCTCGTTGCTGCCGGCCTTGTGCTTGCTCAGAGCCAGTCGCATGCGCAGTACTTTAAGCGCATTAGCGGCTATCTGACGCCGGGTAACACCAACGTCTTCTATCCGCGCGTGCCGGGTAACTCCCTGCGCGACACGATCTACGAGATTGCCGGCACCTACAATGTGTCCGGTACTCTGACGATCATGGAAGGCGCTGAAGTCCACTTCCTTCCGAACGGCCGCGTTATCGATTCGTCGTGTGGCGTGATTCGCGCGGATGGATTCACGGGCCTCAACCGGCGCATTCTCTTCCGCGGGATTCCGATTAATCAGAACTCCTACGAATGGGGTCATTTCCTGATTCTTCCGGGAGCCAACGCCTATTTTGCCAATTGCCGTTTCGTCAACTTCCGGAAACGGACGCTGGTCGATACGACATTGATCTATGGTGGTGCGCCTGGCAGTCAGGCCTACACGAATAGCGTCGCGATCAACAACGCGGCTAACGGCGTCGGCGGCGTTATTTGCACGTTCGCGCGCAACACGTACTTATATGACATCATCGTCGATAGCTGCCAGGCTTCGTTCCGAGGCGGCGCATTCGCATTCCTTCAACAGCCGGCGAATTTCGTCGACCCGACGAACTGCGTGCCGAACGATGACGGCCGTCTCGCGCTCGTCGCGTCTCCGACTCCGCAGGTGCAAAAGCTCGTCATTCGTGATACGCGCGTCTACAATAATGAAGTTGTACGGACCGCACCTCCTGCGAACAACATCACGGACGTTGTCGCGCTGGGTGGTGCCATTTACATTGCGTCGAATACCAACGCGATTTCGAGCGCGAACTTCGTAACCGGTCGGCTGGGCTATGACACGAATGGTGTCGTTGCGCAGACATCGGACAACATTTTGATCGAGCGCTGCTCTGCGACAAATGCACTCACCGGTGCGAATGAAGTCGCCAAGGGTGGTGGCATTTACGTTGGTAGCAACTCGGCGCTGTACATTTCGAGTGCAACGTTTAATAATGATTCGGCGATTGCCGCATCCGCAGACTACAATGCATGGGGCGGTGGTATTGCGGTCAGCGCAAGCTCGGGCCCACAGGGTACGAACTCTGTTCCGACGACCCTCGCCGATCGCGCTCCTGGTCTGACGATTTACAAGACTGCAAACTTCAACACATGCGTTGCCGGTCTCGGTGGCGCAGTGATGCTCGATTGCCCGGCGGGCGCCGGCGGACCGAGCCTTGTTCGTGGACCGGTGCTGAATATCGATGGTGAGCATTGGGTGCCAGCGGGCGCACAATCGGCCGAATATCCGCTCGGGTTCACAGCAGGCAGCACGATTCCGTATCGTGATTCTGGCCTGATCATTTTCCAGAACAACGTTGCCAACGTCGATGGCGGTGCGATTTACACCTCCTATCACACGTTCGTCAATGGCTACCTTGCTCCGCAGAACTTCCCGTGGCCCGGCGGCAACCGCCC encodes:
- a CDS encoding septal ring lytic transglycosylase RlpA family protein → MNARRIVIIAAVLSLTSVVLSSCAVHSTIRAVATQEGLASYYSNDFQGRRTSSGEIFDNSRFTAAHRTYPFGTVVRVTNLESDAVVTVRINDRGPVKPERIIDLSYAAAQKLGILRSGLGHVRIDVVEWGRPSS